The Caldicoprobacter guelmensis genome includes a region encoding these proteins:
- a CDS encoding adenine phosphoribosyltransferase, with the protein MDLKSKIRVVPDFPKPGISFKDITTLLKDREAYVYTIDSLVAFCKNKGAELIVGPEARGFVLGAPVAYALKVGFVPVRKPGKLPAETVSYEYGLEYGSDVLEIHKDAIQPGQKVVVVDDLLATGGTALAVVKLVEKLGGIVTGVAFVIELSYLNGRKTLEGYDVYSVITYDD; encoded by the coding sequence ATGGATTTGAAGTCAAAGATCAGGGTGGTACCGGATTTTCCAAAGCCGGGTATAAGCTTTAAAGACATAACGACTTTGCTTAAAGATCGCGAGGCCTATGTTTACACCATAGATTCGCTGGTGGCTTTTTGCAAGAATAAAGGAGCTGAACTCATAGTTGGACCCGAAGCAAGAGGGTTTGTATTGGGGGCCCCAGTGGCGTATGCGCTTAAGGTGGGTTTTGTACCGGTGCGCAAGCCGGGCAAGCTACCCGCTGAGACCGTGAGTTACGAGTATGGCTTGGAGTATGGTTCAGATGTGTTGGAGATACACAAGGATGCCATTCAGCCCGGGCAAAAGGTGGTAGTGGTGGATGACCTGCTAGCCACGGGAGGGACTGCTCTGGCGGTTGTCAAGCTGGTGGAGAAATTAGGAGGTATAGTCACGGGTGTGGCATTTGTCATAGAGCTGTCGTATTTGAACGGACGAAAGACTCTGGAAGGATATGATGTGTATTCGGTAATTACCTACGATGATTGA
- the recJ gene encoding single-stranded-DNA-specific exonuclease RecJ — MPLYLPLVEETPEWHKCIESISNGLGISNVMARLLVNRGIRDLEQATSFIDPSLNKLHDPFLLPDMAKAVDRIQQAIDHRQRIAIYGDYDVDGITAASVLYLFLKNRGAEVEVYIPDRYSEGYGMNCQAVKQLCDGGVKLIITVDCGITAIKEVKLARELGVDVIVTDHHQCSGELPDACAVINPSRGDHSYPFCSLAGVGVAAKLIQAMGGIEAVEEYLDLIALGTVADVVPLVDENRILAAKGIERMNISPRLGVEKLIRVAGLAQGSIDAYKIAFMLAPRLNAAGRMATAYLGFSLLTTHDEEKASSIARQLNEENSRRQRIENALVEECIDRVIKNGDLSTEWIIVLEGEEGEGWHPGVIGIAASKISELFYRPCILISLQGDTGVGSARSIEGFDIYNALKHVDDLFLRFGGHEMAAGFSILREAIPELKRRLLNYAHRTMDELLLIPRDYHDGLLTPQDITLSLVQELKRLEPFGMGNPPPKFLFCNAQVESCWAVGDDGKHLKMAISTGQRLWDAIGFGLGDKKDYLLGKRNKVDIIAAVEENEWGGVKKVQLNVKSMQNVINSRNDVEAFLEPFYFKFFDAFLQEIMYNNDCINTSQLSKVWELAFQQLGYEEAIRRFKASKVGNLILASTLEGAQWALNLIVQEEMPHTAFAYGYFHEMWETGINGILLAPLIDRVLFRHYRSIFLLEGELPLYPRLFSMEGLSEKVYIIKGWNSQGVLLKRVLERLKVERMHFVALYKWLYSQRSGQNLWPGLSRMVWQFNQATGQDINEFQMRLMLGVFKELDFVRIDSQQAYVKVECVQNPRSRELTESVLYQKYRVWIEGLQSHCEKEE, encoded by the coding sequence ATGCCTCTCTATCTTCCGCTGGTAGAGGAGACGCCAGAGTGGCACAAATGTATAGAGAGTATAAGTAATGGTCTGGGTATTTCCAATGTCATGGCAAGGCTGTTGGTCAACAGGGGTATCAGAGATTTAGAGCAGGCTACCTCGTTTATCGATCCCTCTTTGAATAAATTACATGACCCTTTTTTGCTTCCTGATATGGCAAAAGCGGTTGACCGGATTCAACAAGCTATAGATCACCGCCAACGGATTGCGATATATGGAGACTATGATGTGGATGGAATTACGGCGGCTTCTGTTTTGTACCTGTTTTTAAAGAATAGAGGTGCAGAGGTTGAGGTGTACATCCCTGACCGTTATTCTGAAGGGTATGGCATGAACTGCCAAGCTGTTAAGCAGCTTTGTGATGGTGGGGTTAAGCTTATCATCACGGTGGATTGTGGTATAACTGCGATTAAAGAGGTGAAGCTGGCCAGGGAGCTTGGCGTGGATGTTATAGTCACCGACCATCATCAGTGTTCAGGAGAGCTACCTGATGCCTGTGCTGTTATCAATCCCTCGCGTGGTGACCATTCTTATCCTTTTTGCAGCCTGGCAGGGGTGGGGGTAGCTGCCAAGCTGATTCAGGCCATGGGCGGAATTGAGGCTGTGGAGGAATATCTTGATTTAATAGCCCTGGGTACAGTAGCTGATGTGGTACCATTGGTGGATGAAAATCGGATACTGGCAGCTAAAGGTATAGAACGCATGAATATATCCCCTAGGCTGGGAGTTGAAAAGTTGATTAGAGTTGCTGGGTTGGCTCAAGGCAGTATTGATGCATACAAGATAGCTTTTATGTTAGCCCCCAGGCTGAACGCTGCTGGGAGGATGGCTACAGCTTATCTGGGCTTTTCGCTACTTACAACCCACGATGAGGAGAAGGCCTCAAGTATTGCTCGGCAGCTCAATGAGGAGAACAGCAGGCGCCAGCGTATCGAAAACGCTTTGGTAGAAGAGTGCATAGACAGGGTTATTAAAAATGGTGACCTCAGTACCGAATGGATAATAGTGTTAGAAGGGGAGGAGGGGGAAGGCTGGCACCCTGGTGTCATAGGCATCGCAGCTTCAAAAATCAGCGAGCTTTTTTACCGTCCATGCATATTGATTTCGCTTCAAGGCGATACTGGTGTGGGCTCTGCGCGGAGCATTGAAGGCTTTGACATATACAACGCTTTAAAACACGTTGATGACCTCTTCCTTCGGTTTGGAGGCCATGAAATGGCAGCGGGTTTTAGCATTTTGAGAGAGGCTATTCCAGAACTGAAACGACGCCTTTTGAATTATGCGCACCGTACCATGGACGAGTTGCTGCTCATCCCTCGCGATTATCATGATGGATTATTGACGCCGCAGGACATTACCCTATCGCTGGTACAAGAGCTAAAGCGGCTCGAACCTTTTGGTATGGGGAATCCACCACCTAAATTCCTGTTTTGCAATGCTCAGGTGGAAAGCTGCTGGGCAGTAGGGGATGATGGAAAGCATCTAAAGATGGCGATATCTACTGGGCAGCGGCTGTGGGACGCTATCGGCTTTGGATTAGGTGACAAAAAGGATTACTTGCTAGGAAAGCGTAATAAGGTGGATATCATCGCCGCTGTGGAGGAAAATGAGTGGGGTGGCGTGAAGAAGGTACAGCTCAATGTTAAGTCCATGCAAAACGTAATAAACTCCCGTAATGATGTGGAAGCATTTCTGGAACCCTTTTATTTTAAATTTTTTGATGCTTTTTTGCAAGAAATTATGTATAATAATGATTGCATAAATACTAGTCAATTGAGCAAGGTATGGGAACTGGCGTTCCAGCAGTTAGGTTATGAGGAGGCGATACGCCGTTTTAAGGCATCCAAGGTAGGTAACTTGATTTTGGCAAGTACTCTAGAAGGAGCACAGTGGGCATTAAATCTAATTGTCCAGGAGGAAATGCCTCATACGGCCTTTGCGTATGGATACTTCCACGAAATGTGGGAGACGGGAATAAATGGCATTCTTCTTGCTCCTCTGATTGACAGGGTGCTTTTCAGGCATTACAGAAGTATCTTTTTGCTTGAAGGGGAGCTTCCTCTATACCCTCGATTGTTTTCTATGGAAGGCTTAAGTGAGAAAGTTTATATTATAAAGGGCTGGAACAGCCAGGGAGTGTTGCTCAAAAGGGTGCTTGAGCGGCTGAAGGTGGAGAGAATGCACTTTGTGGCGCTGTACAAATGGCTGTACTCACAACGCTCAGGTCAAAACCTGTGGCCAGGGTTGTCCAGAATGGTGTGGCAATTCAATCAAGCAACGGGGCAGGATATAAACGAGTTTCAGATGCGCTTGATGTTGGGTGTATTTAAGGAATTGGACTTTGTGAGGATAGACAGCCAGCAGGCGTATGTGAAGGTGGAGTGCGTTCAAAATCCGCGAAGCCGCGAGCTCACCGAGAGCGTGCTTTATCAAAAGTACAGGGTATGGATTGAAGGGTTGCAATCCCATTGTGAAAAGGAGGAATAG
- the secF gene encoding protein translocase subunit SecF, whose amino-acid sequence MKIDFVSRYKIFVTISLVIILVGLAITIFQGLNLGIDFKGGTVIYVNIGKPYSPDDIRSILSSQGIQATVVQVGEDKQDALIRMRYMENQSEIQKKLIEALKEKYNLSDERFSVDTVGPTIGRDLTRNAILATVISWVFILIYVAIRFEFRSGVAAIVALVHDVLIMVAAAAILRTQINSPFVAAVLTIIGYSINDTIVIFDRVRENQKKYGRSLSWAEIVNKSINESMTRTINTSLTTFLTVTALYVFGVESIKEFSLPILVGIISGTYSTIFIAGPLWVEWNERSERRRVAAAK is encoded by the coding sequence ATGAAAATTGATTTTGTTTCAAGATACAAAATATTTGTCACAATTTCGCTGGTCATTATCTTGGTCGGTTTGGCTATCACCATCTTTCAGGGCTTGAACTTGGGTATTGACTTTAAGGGTGGGACTGTCATATACGTCAACATCGGCAAACCCTACTCACCAGATGATATCCGCAGCATACTTTCATCTCAGGGTATACAGGCTACTGTAGTACAGGTAGGTGAAGACAAACAAGATGCTCTTATACGCATGAGGTACATGGAAAACCAAAGCGAAATACAGAAGAAATTGATAGAGGCTTTGAAAGAAAAATATAACTTGTCGGATGAAAGGTTTAGCGTTGACACGGTAGGCCCTACCATTGGGAGAGACCTGACGCGTAATGCTATATTGGCCACCGTAATATCGTGGGTATTTATCCTCATATATGTAGCAATACGCTTTGAATTTAGGTCAGGGGTGGCGGCCATTGTCGCATTAGTACATGACGTGCTTATAATGGTCGCGGCTGCTGCTATTTTGAGGACGCAGATCAACAGCCCTTTTGTGGCGGCTGTGCTTACTATAATAGGTTATTCCATCAATGACACCATCGTGATCTTTGACAGGGTGCGTGAGAACCAAAAGAAATATGGTAGGAGTTTGTCTTGGGCTGAAATAGTGAACAAGAGCATCAACGAGTCGATGACGCGAACCATAAATACTTCTCTTACCACATTCCTTACGGTAACGGCTTTGTATGTGTTCGGAGTAGAATCCATCAAGGAGTTTTCATTGCCCATACTGGTTGGTATAATCTCGGGAACTTATTCTACAATATTCATTGCTGGTCCTTTGTGGGTCGAATGGAATGAAAGGTCAGAGAGGCGCCGAGTTGCTGCCGCAAAATAA